A genomic region of Dehalococcoidia bacterium contains the following coding sequences:
- a CDS encoding DUF6125 family protein has protein sequence MVKEEKGYSGPVRPVCRLEDLDKETLVKLANEYARAYQQMDNHWYDAIAKRYGEQTAREIDFEVWMRNIPPTARRTLEVLGHKENDMAAILKVNQFHPAAGGCPYHYDYEVELKSPKVGLVKVARCRPMRFLREKGDSEFLRIMCRKWDVEMFGQSAKAIVPNVKWRPLVIPPYDAPYENQEPGYDCIWEFTIED, from the coding sequence ATGGTAAAAGAAGAAAAAGGTTACAGCGGACCGGTACGCCCGGTTTGCCGGCTGGAAGACCTCGATAAGGAGACCCTTGTAAAGCTGGCCAACGAATACGCGCGGGCCTACCAGCAGATGGACAATCACTGGTACGATGCTATAGCCAAAAGATACGGCGAACAGACCGCCCGCGAGATAGACTTCGAGGTGTGGATGAGAAACATACCTCCGACGGCGCGGCGCACCCTTGAGGTTCTCGGACACAAAGAGAACGACATGGCCGCCATATTGAAAGTTAACCAATTTCATCCCGCCGCCGGGGGCTGTCCGTACCACTACGACTACGAGGTCGAACTGAAGAGCCCGAAGGTCGGCCTGGTAAAGGTCGCCAGGTGCAGACCCATGCGCTTCCTCAGGGAGAAAGGCGACTCGGAATTCCTAAGAATAATGTGCCGCAAATGGGACGTGGAGATGTTCGGGCAATCGGCCAAGGCCATAGTGCCCAACGTCAAGTGGCGGCCGCTGGTCATCCCGCCTTACGACGCTCCGTACGAAAATCAGGAGCCCGGCTATGACTGCATATGGGAGTTTACGATAGAAGATTAG
- a CDS encoding glucose 1-dehydrogenase translates to MIADKFRLDNKVAIVTGAGKGIGRCIALMFAEAGANVVLAARTEGDIQAGAEAAKAFGVKAVAVPCDVTVDEQLEHLVARAIEEFGRIDILVNVAGGSGPNVVEKTSRRRFLASLDFNIVSAFVLTRLCLPHLRESKGCVINISSTVARLVQRNFSVYGTAKAGLSYMTRMLACDLAPDVRVNAVAPGTIMTDALRSFVDEASRQKMSDLTPLKRLGTPEDIAYACLYLASPAAAWVTGKIIDVDGGTETTSVPS, encoded by the coding sequence ATGATCGCTGATAAATTCAGGCTCGACAATAAAGTTGCTATAGTTACCGGCGCCGGTAAAGGCATCGGGCGCTGCATCGCGCTGATGTTCGCCGAGGCCGGTGCGAACGTTGTCCTCGCGGCCAGGACGGAGGGCGACATCCAGGCCGGGGCGGAGGCAGCAAAGGCCTTCGGGGTTAAAGCGGTCGCCGTGCCCTGCGACGTCACGGTCGACGAGCAGCTTGAGCATCTGGTTGCGCGCGCCATTGAAGAATTTGGGCGTATCGATATACTTGTGAACGTGGCCGGGGGCAGCGGGCCGAACGTTGTAGAAAAGACGTCGCGGAGAAGGTTCCTGGCTTCGCTCGATTTCAATATAGTCTCGGCCTTCGTGCTCACGCGGCTGTGCCTGCCGCACCTTCGGGAAAGCAAGGGCTGTGTGATTAATATCAGTTCGACCGTGGCGCGCCTTGTTCAGCGCAATTTCAGTGTCTACGGAACGGCAAAGGCCGGGCTTTCTTATATGACTAGGATGCTGGCCTGCGACCTTGCGCCGGATGTCAGGGTCAACGCCGTAGCGCCGGGGACGATAATGACCGACGCCCTGAGAAGCTTCGTTGACGAGGCCTCGCGGCAGAAGATGAGCGACCTTACGCCGCTGAAGCGTCTCGGCACGCCGGAGGATATAGCATATGCCTGCCTGTACCTAGCGTCGCCGGCGGCCGCCTGGGTCACGGGCAAGATCATCGACGTGGATGGCGGCACGGAGACAACGAGTGTTCCATCCTGA
- a CDS encoding SDR family NAD(P)-dependent oxidoreductase, protein MFDLTGHTALITGAGQGMGLGVARALAAQGAKVAVNDYYAERAEKAAARICEAGGTAIGVGADVTDPASIKAMIAEIERRLGPVDILVNNAGIPVEGVKYAKFIDTKPEDLEIYVDLNLRGVMNCVRAVLPGMCERGWGRIVTISSESWRLGVNMGLSLYATSKAGAVGFMRQISVEVGSCGVTANCISLGMMNNAPNADAICKKTTSVGRAGTPEDVGAAVVYFASKEAAWVTGQVLPLNGGSCTA, encoded by the coding sequence ATGTTCGATTTAACAGGACATACTGCTTTGATCACCGGCGCCGGACAGGGCATGGGGCTGGGCGTGGCCAGGGCGCTGGCCGCCCAGGGAGCAAAAGTAGCCGTGAACGATTACTATGCCGAGAGGGCGGAGAAGGCGGCGGCGCGGATATGCGAGGCCGGCGGCACGGCTATCGGCGTAGGCGCTGATGTGACCGACCCTGCATCTATCAAGGCTATGATCGCGGAGATCGAGAGGCGGCTCGGGCCGGTGGACATTCTTGTGAACAACGCCGGCATCCCGGTCGAGGGCGTGAAATACGCGAAGTTCATCGACACCAAACCGGAAGACCTGGAGATATATGTTGATCTCAACCTGCGCGGCGTTATGAACTGCGTTCGTGCAGTACTACCCGGCATGTGCGAGCGCGGCTGGGGGCGCATCGTCACCATCTCCTCCGAATCGTGGCGGCTGGGCGTGAACATGGGGCTCTCGCTCTACGCCACTTCCAAGGCCGGAGCGGTGGGCTTTATGCGGCAGATATCCGTTGAGGTAGGCTCTTGCGGCGTCACCGCGAACTGTATTTCGCTTGGCATGATGAACAACGCCCCCAATGCAGACGCCATCTGCAAAAAAACCACCAGCGTCGGACGGGCGGGCACGCCGGAGGATGTCGGGGCGGCGGTTGTCTATTTCGCTTCCAAGGAAGCGGCGTGGGTCACCGGGCAGGTGCTGCCGCTGAACGGAGGCTCCTGCACCGCATAG
- a CDS encoding DUF6125 family protein, which produces MVKKETGAKKKATKTSKEMKGYGGPVRPVCRLEDLDKDTLVKLCNEYARAYQQMDGHWYDAVAKRYGEKLAREIDFEVWMRNIPSTARRTLEALGHKENDMAGILKVMQFHPAAGGCPFLYDYEVELKSPKVGIVKVPRCHPMRHYRDKGNMDFVRVMCRKWDTEMFGQSAKAIVPNVKWKPLVLPPYDEPYERQEKDIDCMWEFTIDDRR; this is translated from the coding sequence ATGGTTAAGAAAGAAACCGGGGCCAAGAAGAAAGCGACAAAGACATCGAAGGAAATGAAGGGCTACGGCGGTCCGGTGCGCCCCGTTTGCCGGCTGGAAGACCTCGACAAGGATACGCTCGTCAAGCTGTGTAACGAGTACGCGCGGGCCTACCAGCAGATGGACGGTCACTGGTACGACGCCGTGGCCAAGCGATACGGGGAGAAACTCGCCCGCGAGATAGATTTCGAGGTCTGGATGAGGAACATCCCCTCGACGGCGCGGCGCACACTGGAAGCACTGGGGCATAAGGAAAACGACATGGCCGGGATACTCAAGGTGATGCAGTTCCACCCCGCCGCCGGAGGCTGCCCTTTCCTGTACGACTACGAGGTCGAGCTGAAGAGCCCGAAAGTCGGCATAGTCAAGGTCCCCAGGTGCCACCCGATGCGGCACTATCGGGATAAAGGAAACATGGATTTCGTCAGGGTCATGTGCCGCAAGTGGGATACGGAGATGTTCGGGCAATCGGCAAAGGCTATTGTGCCCAATGTTAAGTGGAAGCCGCTGGTGCTCCCGCCATACGACGAGCCTTATGAAAGACAGGAGAAGGACATCG